In one window of Mercurialis annua linkage group LG4, ddMerAnnu1.2, whole genome shotgun sequence DNA:
- the LOC126676781 gene encoding uncharacterized protein LOC126676781 has translation MHIEKNICENILGTLMNIDGKSKDNIKARMDLEAMGIRKELHLQQKGNKFFMPLACYTLPKPERRKFCEWLQSIRLPDGYASNLSRCVSVQDCKVMGMKSHDYHIFLQRLLPASICGSLRSEVYTALSELSSFFKELCSKTLKRSTVKKLQSDIILIICKLEMIYPPSFFVVMMHLAIHLPREVELGGPVHYRWMYFIERFLRTLKNYVRNLARPEGSIAEAYITKECLNFCSLYFHGVETIYNRVERNNFPVQIGVENGFSIFSNNARPLGATEYKTLSHSDFEKLQWYVLNNCEDVDEYLKIHIEELQKESVIDVQKRHQAGFASWFKECVGRLRATGLVAATDHIYALGLGPDIRIARYSGIIVNGVRFHTVERDNFRRTQNNGVSVTGEHKSKEIEFYGVLTDIIDLQYVNGNHVFLFKCDWWDVGDKNGIKTDGNLVSVNVSRKWYTGDSFVLSSQVQQVFYVSDMKNGGHWKIVQKSFHRNIFDVPEKEKVCNEDSILNDEPYQQYEADNSHEVDQNGGENLELLHPIDVLPDEVDVGQMFQGQNSNPIYSSDEEDDTTINYDDADTDVLEDSNDSDNENEDEDDD, from the exons ATGCATATTGAgaagaatatatgtgaaaatatattgggtacgttgatgaatattgatggaaaatctAAGGATAACATTAAGGCTCGAATGGATTTGGAAGCAATGGGTATAAGAAAAGAGTTACATTTACAGCAAAagggaaataaattttttatgccaCTTGCTTGTTATACATTACCGAAGCCTGAAAGGAGAAAGTTTTGCGAATGGTTGCAGTCAATCCGGTTGCCAGACGGATATGCTTCCAATCTTTCTCGATGTGTAAGTGTTCAGGACTGCAAAGTTATGGGGATGAAAAGCCATGATTATCATATATTCTTGCAACGGTTACTTCCAGCATCAATTTGTGGGTCTTTGCGTAGTGAGGTTTACACTGCATTATCAGAGTTGAGCTCTTTCTTTAAGGAGCTTTGTTCGAAGACTTTAAAAAGATCTACAGTTAAAAAGTTGCAGAGCGatatcattttgataatatgtaaacttgagatgatatatcctccatcttttttcgtggtaatgatgcatttggcaattcatctgccacgtgaagtagaattaggaggccctgttcactataggtggatgtactttattgagag gttcttacgtactttgaaaaattatgtacGTAACTTAGCTCGACCGGAGGGTTCAATTGCTGAAGCGTATATCACTAAAgaatgtttgaacttttgttcactgtattttcatggggttgagacaatatataatcgcgttgagagaaataattttcctgtgcaaataggagtggaaaatggattttccatattttcaaacaatgcAAGACCTTTAGGAGCTACAGAATATAAAACGTTATCCCattctgattttgaaaaattgcagtggtatgtgcttaacaattgtgaggatgttgatgaatatcttaa GATTCACATTGAAGAATTACAAAAGGAAAGTGTTATAGATGTGCAAAAAAGACACCAGGCAGGATTTGCCAGTTGGTTCAAGGAGTGT gTTGGACGCTTACGTGCTACTGGTTTGGTTGCAGCAACAGATCATATATATGCGTTGGGATTAGGTCCTGATATACGAATTGCTAGGTACAGTGGGATAATTGTTAATGGAGTTAGGTTTCACACAGTTGAGCGTGATAATTTTCGTCGGACTCAAAATAATGGAGTTTCAGTTACGGGAGAGCATAAGTCGAAAGAAATCGAGTTTTATGGTGTGCTAACAGATATCATTGACCTCCAATATGTTAATGGGAATCATGTTTTCTTGTTTAAATGTGATTGGTGGGATGTTGgcgataaaaatggaattaaaacagatggcaacttagtttctgttaatgtgagccgtaaatggtatacaggtgattctttcgtgttgagttctcaagtacagcaggttttttatgtcagcgatatgaaaaatggaggtcattggaaaattgtgcaaaaatcatttcacaggaatatatttgatgtgccagaaaaggaaaaagtgtgcaatgaagattcaatattgAATGATGAGCCCTATCAGCAATACGAGGCAGATAATAGTCATGAAGTCGATCAAAATGGTGGTGAAAATTTGGAACTCTTGCATCCTATAGATGtattaccggatgaagttgatgTTGGTCAAATGTTTCAAGGTCAAAACTCAAACCCGATTTATTCTAGCGATGAGGAGGATGATACTACGATCAATTATGATGATGCCGACACTGATGTACTAGAAGACTCAAATGACAGTGACAATGAAAACGAAGACGAAGACGATGATTAG